From Erigeron canadensis isolate Cc75 chromosome 8, C_canadensis_v1, whole genome shotgun sequence, one genomic window encodes:
- the LOC122610739 gene encoding protein TRACHEARY ELEMENT DIFFERENTIATION-RELATED 7A-like, producing MTTTHARILWMCRLLAPGPDGPYPMTPPPSPRATTAPSHTVGPTPPPNMPTPPSDMPTFVASPSGFPTLSSPFLYQAYDDPPATTTAPPPSPGHIVPPQSSTFVSSPTLSDLPTPYAPPGFEPVASPEGFEHTVPLNPDFTTPSESPGDELGCI from the coding sequence ATGACCACGACACATGCTCGTATACTATGGATGTGTCGTTTACTAGCCCCGGGGCCAGATGGTCCATACCCGATGACACCACCTCCCAGTCCTCGTGCTACTACTGCTCCATCACATACTGTTGGTCCCACTCCTCCCCCAAATATGCCTACTCCTCCCTCAGATATGCCTACTTTTGTTGCTTCACCGTCGGGTTTTCCTACTCTTAGTTCTCCATTTCTTTATCAGGCTTATGATGATCCACCTGCGACTACTACTGCTCCACCTCCGAGTCCTGGGCATATTGTTCCACCTCAGTCTTCTACTTTTGTGAGTAGTCCTACTCTCAGTGATCTACCGACTCCCTATGCTCCACCCGGTTTTGAGCCTGTTGCTTCACCTGAGGGTTTTGAGCATACTGTTCCACTCAATCCTGATTTTACTACCCCGTCAGAGAGCCCTGGTGATGAACTTGGATGTATTTGA